In Gorilla gorilla gorilla isolate KB3781 chromosome 12, NHGRI_mGorGor1-v2.1_pri, whole genome shotgun sequence, the following are encoded in one genomic region:
- the LOC101148472 gene encoding sulfotransferase 1C1 isoform X1, with the protein MYPSPKQLSSPPSKMSLEKMKEIQLEEKYLYPETREVNGILMAKMISDNWDKIWNFQAKPDDLLIATYAKAGTTWTQEIVDMIQNDGDVQKCQRANTFDRHPFIEWTLPPPLNSGLDLANKMPSPRTLKTHLPIQMLPPSFWKENSKIIYVARNAKDCLVSYYHFSRMNKMLPDPGTWEEYVETFKAGKVLWGSWYDHVKGWWDAKDQHRILYLFYEDMKEDPKREIEKILKFLEKDISEEILNKIIYHTSFDVMKQNPVTNYTTLPTSIMDHSISPFMRKGMHGDWKNYFTVAQNEEFDKDYQKKMAGSTLTFRTEI; encoded by the exons CAGCTGTCCAGTCCTCCCAGTAAGATGTCCTTGGAGAAGATGAAAGAGATTCAGCTGGAGGAAAAATATCTATACCCAGAAACTAGAGAAGTGAATGGAATCCTTATGGCCAAAATGATTAGTGATAATTGGGACAAAATCTGGAATTTCCAAGCAAAACCTGATGATCTCCTCATTGCAACCTATGCAAAGGCAG GCACAACCTGGACACAGGAGATTGTGGACATGATCCAAAATGATGGGGATGTGCAGAAGTGCCAGAGGGCCAACACATTTGACCGCCATCCTTTCATCGAGTGGACGCTGCCCCCACCCCTCAACTCAG GTCTGGATCTGGCTAACAAAATGCCTTCTCCTAGAACTCTGAAGACTCATCTGCCTATTCAGATGCTACCACCTTCCTTCTGGAAAGAAAATTCAAAG ATTATCTATGTGGCTAGAAATGCCAAGGACTGTCTGGTTTCCTACTATCATTTCtcaagaatgaataaaatgttgCCTGACCCTGGTACATGGGAGGAATATGTTGAGACATTCAAAGCTGGAAAAG TGCTGTGGGGTTCCTGGTATGACCACGTAAAGGGATGGTGGGATGCAAAAGACCAGCACCGCATTCTCTACCTCTTCTACGAGGACATGAAGGAG GACCCAAAGCGGGAAATTGAGAAGATACTGAAGTTCCTGGAAAAAGACATATCAGAGGAAATTCTGAATAAAATCATCTATCACACCTCCTTTGATGTAATGAAGCAAAACCCAGTGACCAACTATACCACTTTGCCCACCAGCATTATGGACCACTCCATCTCCCCTTTTATGAGGAAAG GGATGCATGGAGACTGGAAGAACTATTTTACTGTGGCCCAAAATGAAGAATTTGACAAGGACTACCAGAAGAAGATGGCAGGAAGCACCCTAACCTTCCGCACAGAGATCTGA
- the LOC101148472 gene encoding sulfotransferase 1C1 isoform X2 has translation MYPSPKLSSPPSKMSLEKMKEIQLEEKYLYPETREVNGILMAKMISDNWDKIWNFQAKPDDLLIATYAKAGTTWTQEIVDMIQNDGDVQKCQRANTFDRHPFIEWTLPPPLNSGLDLANKMPSPRTLKTHLPIQMLPPSFWKENSKIIYVARNAKDCLVSYYHFSRMNKMLPDPGTWEEYVETFKAGKVLWGSWYDHVKGWWDAKDQHRILYLFYEDMKEDPKREIEKILKFLEKDISEEILNKIIYHTSFDVMKQNPVTNYTTLPTSIMDHSISPFMRKGMHGDWKNYFTVAQNEEFDKDYQKKMAGSTLTFRTEI, from the exons CTGTCCAGTCCTCCCAGTAAGATGTCCTTGGAGAAGATGAAAGAGATTCAGCTGGAGGAAAAATATCTATACCCAGAAACTAGAGAAGTGAATGGAATCCTTATGGCCAAAATGATTAGTGATAATTGGGACAAAATCTGGAATTTCCAAGCAAAACCTGATGATCTCCTCATTGCAACCTATGCAAAGGCAG GCACAACCTGGACACAGGAGATTGTGGACATGATCCAAAATGATGGGGATGTGCAGAAGTGCCAGAGGGCCAACACATTTGACCGCCATCCTTTCATCGAGTGGACGCTGCCCCCACCCCTCAACTCAG GTCTGGATCTGGCTAACAAAATGCCTTCTCCTAGAACTCTGAAGACTCATCTGCCTATTCAGATGCTACCACCTTCCTTCTGGAAAGAAAATTCAAAG ATTATCTATGTGGCTAGAAATGCCAAGGACTGTCTGGTTTCCTACTATCATTTCtcaagaatgaataaaatgttgCCTGACCCTGGTACATGGGAGGAATATGTTGAGACATTCAAAGCTGGAAAAG TGCTGTGGGGTTCCTGGTATGACCACGTAAAGGGATGGTGGGATGCAAAAGACCAGCACCGCATTCTCTACCTCTTCTACGAGGACATGAAGGAG GACCCAAAGCGGGAAATTGAGAAGATACTGAAGTTCCTGGAAAAAGACATATCAGAGGAAATTCTGAATAAAATCATCTATCACACCTCCTTTGATGTAATGAAGCAAAACCCAGTGACCAACTATACCACTTTGCCCACCAGCATTATGGACCACTCCATCTCCCCTTTTATGAGGAAAG GGATGCATGGAGACTGGAAGAACTATTTTACTGTGGCCCAAAATGAAGAATTTGACAAGGACTACCAGAAGAAGATGGCAGGAAGCACCCTAACCTTCCGCACAGAGATCTGA
- the LOC101148472 gene encoding sulfotransferase 1C1 isoform X3 has protein sequence MIQNDGDVQKCQRANTFDRHPFIEWTLPPPLNSGLDLANKMPSPRTLKTHLPIQMLPPSFWKENSKIIYVARNAKDCLVSYYHFSRMNKMLPDPGTWEEYVETFKAGKVLWGSWYDHVKGWWDAKDQHRILYLFYEDMKEDPKREIEKILKFLEKDISEEILNKIIYHTSFDVMKQNPVTNYTTLPTSIMDHSISPFMRKGMHGDWKNYFTVAQNEEFDKDYQKKMAGSTLTFRTEI, from the exons ATGATCCAAAATGATGGGGATGTGCAGAAGTGCCAGAGGGCCAACACATTTGACCGCCATCCTTTCATCGAGTGGACGCTGCCCCCACCCCTCAACTCAG GTCTGGATCTGGCTAACAAAATGCCTTCTCCTAGAACTCTGAAGACTCATCTGCCTATTCAGATGCTACCACCTTCCTTCTGGAAAGAAAATTCAAAG ATTATCTATGTGGCTAGAAATGCCAAGGACTGTCTGGTTTCCTACTATCATTTCtcaagaatgaataaaatgttgCCTGACCCTGGTACATGGGAGGAATATGTTGAGACATTCAAAGCTGGAAAAG TGCTGTGGGGTTCCTGGTATGACCACGTAAAGGGATGGTGGGATGCAAAAGACCAGCACCGCATTCTCTACCTCTTCTACGAGGACATGAAGGAG GACCCAAAGCGGGAAATTGAGAAGATACTGAAGTTCCTGGAAAAAGACATATCAGAGGAAATTCTGAATAAAATCATCTATCACACCTCCTTTGATGTAATGAAGCAAAACCCAGTGACCAACTATACCACTTTGCCCACCAGCATTATGGACCACTCCATCTCCCCTTTTATGAGGAAAG GGATGCATGGAGACTGGAAGAACTATTTTACTGTGGCCCAAAATGAAGAATTTGACAAGGACTACCAGAAGAAGATGGCAGGAAGCACCCTAACCTTCCGCACAGAGATCTGA